The Gammaproteobacteria bacterium genomic interval AGGCCGCAATGACGCTCATCGAGCGTTTCGACGACGCCCCACAGGCGCGCCGCGGCTTACAAGAAATGCTCGCGCGCAAAGACAAGATCATGGGCTTTGGGCACGCGGTGTACCGCGAATCCGACCCCCGCAACGCGACGATCAAGGCGCTGGCAAAGCAGTTGTCGGACACGGCCGGCGACACGCGCCTGTTCGCCGTGTCGGAGGCCATCGAGAGCGTCATGTGGGCCCAGAAGAAGCTGTTCCCCAATCTCGACTTCTACAGCGCATCGACCTATCACTTCTTGGGGGTGCCGACGCCGCTCTTCACGCCCATCTTCGTGATCTCGCGAGTTGCTGGCTGGTCGGCGCATATCGTCGAGCAGCGCGGCAACAATCGATTAATCCGTCCCAACGCGGATTACATCGGCCCGCCCGCGCGGCCTTATGTGCCCATCGAACAACGCAATTCGTAGCCGTAGGCGCTGCCTAAGCGCACCGCGCGACGCGCGCAGTGTACGCGCGCGAACGGCGCACCCTACTACGCCTTAAGCCGCGCCCTGCAGGCTGCAAGAGGTTAATGCATGTCAGACCGCGCAACCCGCGAAGCCAATCGCCCGGCGCCGGATTCGGTGCTGACGGACATCGCCGATTTCGTTCTGAATTTCGATGCCGCGAGCCCCGAGGCACGCGAGACGGCGCGCTATTGCCTGCTGGACTCTTTAAGCTGCGGCATGCTGGCGCTCTCGTATCCCGCGTGTACGAGACTGCTGGGTCCGCTGGTGCCGGGCGCACAGATGCCGGGCGGCGCGCGGGTGCCGGGCACGTCATACGAGCTCGATCCGGTGCGGGCCGCGTTCAACATCGGCGCGATGATCCGCTGGCTGGATTTCAACGATACCTGGCTGGCCGCGGAGTGGGGTCACCCTTCCGACAATCTGGGCGGCATTCTGGCGACGGCGGATTACTTGAGCCGTACGCGCGCGGCGCAGGGCGAGGTGCCGTTACACGTGGGCGACGTGTTGACCGCGATGATCAAGGCCCACGAGATTCAGGGCGTCATCGCGCTGGAAAACAGCTTCAACGGAGTGGGGCTGGATCATGTCTTGCTGGTACGCGTGGCCAGCACCGCGGTGGTCACGGCCATGCTGGGCGGCAATCGGGAACAGGTCATTAATGCGGTGTCGAATGCGTGGGTCGACGGCGGCAGTCTGCGCACGTATCGTCACGCGCCCAACACCGGCTCGCGCAAGAGCTGGGCGGCGGGCGACGCCACCAGCCGCGCGGTTTGGCTCGCGGTAAATGCGCTGCGCGGCGAAATGGGTTATGCATCGGCGCTGTCGGCCAGGGAATGGGGCTTTTACGACGTGCTGTTCAAGGGCAAACCTTTCGCCTTCGGGCAGGGCTACGGCAGCTACGTGATGGAAAACGTGCTGTTCAAGATATCGTTCCCCGCAGAGTTCCACGCGCAGACGGCGGTGGAGGCGGCGCTCACGTTACATCCACAGATCAAAGACCGTGTCGCGAACATCGACCGCGTCGTCATCGAAACTCAGGCAGCCGGCGCCCGCATTATCGATAAAACCGGGCCGCTGTCGAACCCCGCCGATCGCGATCACTGCATTCAGTACATGGTGGCGGTAGCGCTGATCTTCGGTCGTCTGGAGGCTTCAGACTACGAAGACGGGATTGCCGCCGACCTGCGCATCGATGCGCTGCGCGCGAAGATGCACGTCGAGGAGAATTCACGCTTCACGCGTGATTACTTCGATCCGGCCAAACGCGCCATAGCCAATGCCGTGCAGGTATTATTCAAGGACGGCTCGCATAGCGAGAGGATCGCGGTCGACTATCCGCTCGGCCACCGTCGACGCCGCGCCGAAGGTATGCCATTGCTGGTGGACAAGTTCAGGCGCGCCATCGCGACTCGCTTCCCGGCGCGGCGTTGCGAAGAGATTGCGCGGCTATGCGAGGATCAGCAGCGGCTGGAGGCAATGCCCGCGCAAGCGTTCATGAACCTGTGGGTTGTTTAATCTCCTGTCGGTAGAGCGACGCGCCACTGCAGGACGCGGCTGGTAATGTGACGGCATTCGTAGATCCCGCGCTGCCGCATGTCGGGTACAGCGGCGCGGGCTAAAGGCATCTGGATCCCGCTGCCGCTAAAATCCGGATGCGTGAAATAAGAGCGCCTCGACTGTGGTCGAAGCGCCTTATGCCGAGCAGATGGTAGTTTACTTGCCCTTGAACTTGTCCTTGACCTCGCCTTTAGTCTCTTTCAGATGGCCTCTGCCTTGTTGTCCCTTGCCCTCGGCCTCACGGTCTTTATCGCCCAGCACCTTGCCGGCGGTCTCTTTGATTTTACCGACAACTCGATCAGCCTTGCCTTCGGTTTTGTCTGTCTTGGGATCTTTCATGTCATGCTCTCCTGGTGTGTGGGGTGGGTTAGGCGCGCAATGCCGTAATCCACCGGCTTCGTAATCATCTGTGAGTAATCTCGGATCGCTCCTGGATAATCCACGCGACGGCTAGCGTTTCAAACGCGACGCTATCAGAGCGCCGGCGGCGAAGGCGATCATGATAGTTGCCACGGGATAGTGGAATGTGAGGTCGGCTAAGTCCCGGTAGGCTTCGCCCGACCGGCGCCGCAGCTGACGCGCGGAATCTCGCACAACTTCTCCCGCGTCGGACGCGGTTTCTCGCGCGCGTCTTTCCAACTCCGCAGCGCCCTCGGCCCCTCTTTCAACGACTTCGCTTGTAGAGTCGGCAACCCGGTGGCGCCTGGATTCAGATCTTTTGAACATGGGTACCCCTTTGCAGTGTTCGTGATCGAGCTCAACGTACTCGGCCGCGCCGAATAAGGTTGACGATGGCCAGTAATACCACTGCGCCAAGGAACGCGATGAACAAGGCGGGAATGCTGAAATTGTCGCGGCTCAAGCTGCCGATGCCGAATAGCGGCGATAGCAGCAAACCACCGAGAAACGCGCCGACGATGCCCACAACAATGTTCAACAGCAGCCCTTGCTGCGCATCGGTTTTCATAACGAGGCTTGCCAGCCATCCGATGACTCCGCCGACGACGATCCAGATGATGAAATTAATCATGAGTCCTCCTGGGAGGGTAATGGTTGCCGCGATACTGTTCGCCTGTTGCCCCAATGCTTTTGCATCGCTTCGATTCAGTTGCCTCGTTGGTTACCGCCAGGGCTGTTCCGCCGCCCGACGATACTCTTCTGAGAGCGTTTCTGAATCAACCGCCAGACAAAGCGACCTATAGCGAGAAATAATGTCTTCTTCATTTTAAGTTACCCTTCCTACCTGCGAGTGGCCGCAGTGGGTACGACATCTTTGGGGATTCCGGCCGTACCGCCGAGCGCGGCCGCGACTGCCCCGAGCACAAGCGCAATAAATGCGCCGAACGCCGCGCCGGAGGCTATCGGCGCGACTTGTTCCGCGGTCTGCGCCGCCTGTTGCTGGGCTTCATCCAGCGCCTGCCCAGCCTCCCGGCGCACCTGACGGTACTGCTGCTTAGCCTCATCAACCGCCTGCCGAGCCGCTTGCTGAGCCTGTTGAGGTTGCTTCTTGACCGCCTCGGCGGCTTCAGGCGCGACAGCGGAAACGCCTTGGCCGGCAAGTTGGAGTCCTTGTCCGAGCATACCCGCAACGCCACTCGCAGCGCCGCCAACGGCCGAGGTGGCGAGATACAGGGAGAACAAAGTAGCAAGCGCCCACACAACAATGCCGTTCAAGACGCCATCCGGCTTAGTGAATACGCCGGCCATGCGGCCCGCGACATAGCCGCCAATATAAAGCGATATC includes:
- a CDS encoding bifunctional 2-methylcitrate dehydratase/aconitate hydratase, producing the protein MSDRATREANRPAPDSVLTDIADFVLNFDAASPEARETARYCLLDSLSCGMLALSYPACTRLLGPLVPGAQMPGGARVPGTSYELDPVRAAFNIGAMIRWLDFNDTWLAAEWGHPSDNLGGILATADYLSRTRAAQGEVPLHVGDVLTAMIKAHEIQGVIALENSFNGVGLDHVLLVRVASTAVVTAMLGGNREQVINAVSNAWVDGGSLRTYRHAPNTGSRKSWAAGDATSRAVWLAVNALRGEMGYASALSAREWGFYDVLFKGKPFAFGQGYGSYVMENVLFKISFPAEFHAQTAVEAALTLHPQIKDRVANIDRVVIETQAAGARIIDKTGPLSNPADRDHCIQYMVAVALIFGRLEASDYEDGIAADLRIDALRAKMHVEENSRFTRDYFDPAKRAIANAVQVLFKDGSHSERIAVDYPLGHRRRRAEGMPLLVDKFRRAIATRFPARRCEEIARLCEDQQRLEAMPAQAFMNLWVV
- a CDS encoding GlsB/YeaQ/YmgE family stress response membrane protein; this encodes MNFIIWIVVGGVIGWLASLVMKTDAQQGLLLNIVVGIVGAFLGGLLLSPLFGIGSLSRDNFSIPALFIAFLGAVVLLAIVNLIRRGRVR
- a CDS encoding CsbD family protein; its protein translation is MKDPKTDKTEGKADRVVGKIKETAGKVLGDKDREAEGKGQQGRGHLKETKGEVKDKFKGK